A stretch of Cucumis sativus cultivar 9930 chromosome 2, Cucumber_9930_V3, whole genome shotgun sequence DNA encodes these proteins:
- the LOC105434671 gene encoding uncharacterized protein LOC105434671 — MPSSSSSSSSSSPIDGTLRSEEGEDLRDQVGVSYSSCGCFFGFRSRLSRVRGGYLPLQSNRKTEEVKQHQSWMMTKVKRLNEIIKAVAGRKWRSLINGIINKRRSVRFQYDPRSYALNFDEGIEEEARHTLHPIGLGIGMNRNQI; from the coding sequence atgccttcttcttcttcttcttcttcctcttcttccccCATTGATGGAACCTTGCGATCGGAGGAGGGAGAAGATCTTCGTGATCAAGTAGGAGTTTCGTATTCTTCATGTGGATGTTTCTTCGGATTTCGATCCAGACTGTCTCGTGTTCGAGGCGGGTATTTACCGCTGCAATCCAATCGGAAGACCGAAGAAGTGAAGCAGCACCAGAGTTGGATGATGACCAAGGTGAAGAGATTGAACGAGATTATAAAAGCTGTGGCAGGGCGGAAGTGGAGAAGTTTGATTAATGGAATAATTAACAAGAGACGGAGTGTGAGGTTTCAGTACGATCCCAGGAGTTATGCTCTGAATTTTGACGAAGGGATCGAGGAAGAAGCACGCCATACTCTCCACCCGATCGGACTGGGGATTGGAATGAACAGAAACCAAATATGA